GGTTTTCATGTTCCTGCAACAGAATGAAGTCGCGTGTCATTTTGAGAGAAAATACACATGCGATTTGGTGCGTAGATGGGCAACCTTCAACCGGCATCTGAATTTCAACCGCGAAAGATACACTACCAGGAAAACGCCAGGTAAGCCCAGAACAGAGCGCCTGGAACAGGGAGCAGGACAGTCCTGCCCTCCCGGCCTCACGGCCTCTTCTTCCGGTCCGCGCCTGTCCGACCGGAGAACTGGTCGGTTGGCCGCTTTGGTTTTACAATGAACGCAATGCACTCAACCGTGGCAGGCGTCACCCGGTCGAAGTGTGCGAGTCTGTGCTGATGGGCCAGGATCACCGACAGGATCGATAGCTGCCAGGCACAGGCTTGTCGCGCCTGAGGGCGGGAAGATCGGAGCGCGCCCTGCCCGCAAAGCGGTAACATTCGCTCCAGAAGCACGACAGGGATCACCATCCAATGGCAACTGCGGCATCATCCAACGAGGAGTTGCAGCGGGAACTGCGGCTGGGCAAGCAACGACGTCGGCGACAGGAGGCGTTGCTGGCCCTTTTGTTTGTCGCGCCAGCCACCATCATCACCCTGATGTTTCGCATCTGGCCGGTCGTTTTTGGCTTTTTCGTCAGCCTGCATCAATGGCGGGCGCGCACGCATAACTTCCTGGGTCTGGATCAGTATGTGCGGGCGATGGGCAACGGGGCCTATGTACTGGCCTTTCTGCTGAGCGCGTTGCTGGCCTACGGGGCCTACCGCACGCTGCGGAGCGCCCGGCAACAAATGGCAGAAGGCCAGGGCGATTTCTACCCGTTCCTGCTGCCGGGTTTCACGCTAGCTGTGGGGGTGATCGCGCTTTCGCTAGGCTTTGCCGCCGGAATCAACGAAATGATCCTGGCTGGTCTGGGCCTGCTGGTCCTCGGCGGGGGGTTACAGCGCTGGTTTTCCCGCCGCTTCCAGAAGCCGTATTCCGAGGCGCATTACGGCCTCAAAGCCTGGCAATTCAGCCTGCTGAGCCTGCTGGCGCTGGGATTGTTCGCCTTCACCATCAGTGAGATTCTGCTGGATTCAGCCCTGGCCTTTGACCTGATCAGTGTGCTGGCTCCGCAGCTGTACCTGCCCTCGCTTGGCTCGCAGATGCTCGCCGCAGCGATTCTGGGCGTCGCCCTAAGCGGCGTGCTGATTGTGCGCTGGGCGCGGCCCCGCCTGCCTGACGACTACACAGGCGACTGGATGCGCGGCGTCCTGCGCTGGATGACAGTCGTGCTGGTGCTGATCGCCATTGGCGCGCTGATCTTCCTGATCGCGGCTTTTCAGTATGATCAGGCAGCGGCCAGCGCCGTGCGCGACCTGGAGCGTGGCGATGTTGAAGCGGCAGGCCGCGAGTTGACCGGCCTGGACCGCGACGCCTTCCGCACCCAGTACGGCACACCCAAAGGCGTTGACCTGGCCAACGATCTGATCGCGTGGCCGCAGGTGGTATCTGTCTCGCTTGGCTTTTTCATCATGTTTGTGGCTTACCGCCTGTGGCAGGAGGCCGCCGAGCAACATGTGACGCCTGGCACAGGGCGGTTGCTCGTGCTGGCAATCCTGCTGGCGGTCGCTGGCTGGCTGCTGATCGGGGAGCTGCCGCAGGCGATGGCTGTCGGCGATCCGCAGTTCTTCCAGTCGCTGCTGATCACCACCACCTATGCGCTGGGTACGGTACCCATCCAGCTTTCGCTGGGGCTGTTCCTGGCCTATCTCCTGTTCTACGAAGTGCGGCTGGGCAAATCGCTGTACCGGATGATCTACTTCATGCCCTATGTCGCGCCGACAGTGGCCACGGCGACTGTCTTCGGCATCATTTTCTCGTCGCGCCCCTATAGCCTGGCCAACCGCGCCTTGGGCCTGCTGGGCATCGATCCGCTGTCCTGGCTGCTGGAATCCAAAGGCATCTTCCAGATCATCGCCGAACGGATCACCCCCGGCGTGGTGCTGCCGGATTTTCTGGTGGGGCCAAGCCTGGCGCTGATCTCGATCATCCTGTACAACATCTGGGTCTTTTCCGGCTACAACGCCGTGATCTTCCTGGCCGGGCTGGGGGCGATCCCCGCCGATCTGTACGAAGCGGCCAAAGTGGACGGGGCCGGGCGCTGGCAGGCCTTCCGCCGGATCACCTTCCCCCTGCTTTCCCCGACGACCTTCTTCCTGACCATCCTCAGCATCACCGGCACCTTCCGGGCCTTCACCCACATCTACGTGATGCGGCAGGCGGCGGCGCGGGGTACGGCGGATACCACCAGCGTATACATCTTCGTGCAGTTCTGGCAGTTCAACCAGTGGGGCTACGCCTCGGCGATGGCGTTTGTCCTGTTCGGGATCATCCTGATTCTGACCCTGGTGCAGAATGAGGTCTCCAAGGGGCGGGTGTTCTATGGCTGATCAGGCGCAATCTTCCCCTGCCGCCGCTGGCACAGTTTCGACGCCGCTGCGAGGCCCGCGTATCTACGTGGATTTCGTCCAGATTCTGGCCTATGCCCTGCTGACCATCGGGGCGCTGGCCTCGATCGTGCCCTTTCTGTGGATGATCAGTGTGTCCCTGATGTCGCTGGGGGAAACGCAATCCGGCAAGGTGATCAGCGATCAGGCGATCTTCGAGTTGTTCAGCTACGAAGATGGCGAACTGGACACCCGGCTCAGCGAAGGCATCCCCAGTTTTGTGAAGGCAACCGACTCGATCAGCCGGAGCGACCTGGAGATGACCGGGCGCGAATATGCGCAGGCCCGCGATTCCTACTGGCTGCTGGACGAGAACCGGGTTCTGCGCGGCGGCGTGGTCAACTACATCACTGCCTGGGAACGGGCTAATTTTGGCCGCTATTTCTTCAACAGCGTGATGATGACCTTCCTGACTGTAGTCGGGCAAACGCTGTTCTCCATCCTGGCCGCCTATGCCTTCGCCCGGATGGAATTTCCGGGGCGCGACCTGCTTTTCGGCCTGTTTCTGACCACGCTGTTCATCCCGTCGACCATCCAGTTGATCCCCAACTACCTGACGGTCGTCAGCCTGAACGAGATGTTCAACAACTTCTACGCCAGCATCGGTCTGACCGACATTGCCAGGACTCTGGGCCTGCGCTGGATCGACGGCTGGTTTGGTCTGACGGTGCCCTGGCTGGCCAGCACGTTCGGCATCTTCCTGCTGCGCCAGTTCTTCCGCCAGATTCCGGACGAGCTGTATGACGCGGCACGCATCGATGGCGCAGGGCACACCCGCTTCCTGTTCCAGGTGGTTGTGCCGATCTCCCGCGCCGCCATTGTTACAATCGTGCTGTTCACCTTCCTCGAATCGTGGAACGCGCTGGACTGGCCGATTCTGGTAACCCAGGCGGCGGAATGGCGCCCGATTTCCTATGGTCTCTACGCCTTCCAGCAAGATGTCAATGTCGAGCTGAACCTGATGATGGCCGGCGCGGTGATCTCCCTGCTGCCTGTCCTGATCGTCTACTTCTTCACCCAGAAACAGTTCACCGAGGGCATCGCGACAACCGGCCTGAAGGGCTAGGGCGGCGGAAAGATTCGGCAAGCACATGACCACATCCGTGATCGGGGTTGCCATCGAGGCTGCACGGCAGGGAGCGGAGGCTGCGCAGGCCGTACGCGACAGGCCACGCGAGATCACCAGCAAGGGCTTCCGCGACGATGTCACTGATGCTGACTACGCCGCCCAGCAGGCCATCCTCACTGTGATCCGGGCCGCCTTCCCCACCCAGCCGATCGTCAGTGAGGAGAATCCCTCTGGCGTGGCGGTTCGGGCCTGGCAGCCGCCGGATGACATCTGGTGGCTGGTTGACCCGCTGGACGGTACGACGAACTTCAGCCGTGGCATCCCGCACTACTGTGTCTCGGTGGCTGTGCTGCACGGGCCGACGCTGATCGGTGGGGCGATCTGCGACCCCAACCGCAACCACCTGTTTTACGCGGAGCGCGGCCAGGGCGCCTACCTGAATGACCGGCGGTTGCATGTCTCCGAACGTGCCGACCTGGCGGAGGCCGTGCTGGAAGTGGCGCTGGCCCGCCAGCAGGATGACCGCCGCCGGGGACTGGCCGTTTTCAACCGTCTGGCGCTGCTCAGCAGGACAGTGCGCTCGATGGGGGCGGCGGCGCTCTCGCTGGCCCATGTCGCGGCGGGCTGGCTGGACGGCTATGTGCACCTGACGCTCAGGCCATGGGACAGCGCCGCTGGAGGGCTGATGATCCAGGAAGCAGGCGGGCGGCTCTCCCTGCCCGATGGTAGCGAATGGGCTGGGCGCTTCGCCCCCGTAGTAGCCGCCAACGCTGCCCTGCACCCGGCAATCCTGACTGAGGTACAGCAGACCCTGGCTGCGCTGGATTAGCGCCGGGCGGGTACAGGATCGCAGCGGTAGCCGGCCAGCAGGCATGCTATGCCTGCTGGATTGGTTCCCTTCTGCCCAT
This DNA window, taken from Anaerolineae bacterium, encodes the following:
- a CDS encoding sugar ABC transporter permease, with amino-acid sequence MATAASSNEELQRELRLGKQRRRRQEALLALLFVAPATIITLMFRIWPVVFGFFVSLHQWRARTHNFLGLDQYVRAMGNGAYVLAFLLSALLAYGAYRTLRSARQQMAEGQGDFYPFLLPGFTLAVGVIALSLGFAAGINEMILAGLGLLVLGGGLQRWFSRRFQKPYSEAHYGLKAWQFSLLSLLALGLFAFTISEILLDSALAFDLISVLAPQLYLPSLGSQMLAAAILGVALSGVLIVRWARPRLPDDYTGDWMRGVLRWMTVVLVLIAIGALIFLIAAFQYDQAAASAVRDLERGDVEAAGRELTGLDRDAFRTQYGTPKGVDLANDLIAWPQVVSVSLGFFIMFVAYRLWQEAAEQHVTPGTGRLLVLAILLAVAGWLLIGELPQAMAVGDPQFFQSLLITTTYALGTVPIQLSLGLFLAYLLFYEVRLGKSLYRMIYFMPYVAPTVATATVFGIIFSSRPYSLANRALGLLGIDPLSWLLESKGIFQIIAERITPGVVLPDFLVGPSLALISIILYNIWVFSGYNAVIFLAGLGAIPADLYEAAKVDGAGRWQAFRRITFPLLSPTTFFLTILSITGTFRAFTHIYVMRQAAARGTADTTSVYIFVQFWQFNQWGYASAMAFVLFGIILILTLVQNEVSKGRVFYG
- a CDS encoding carbohydrate ABC transporter permease encodes the protein MADQAQSSPAAAGTVSTPLRGPRIYVDFVQILAYALLTIGALASIVPFLWMISVSLMSLGETQSGKVISDQAIFELFSYEDGELDTRLSEGIPSFVKATDSISRSDLEMTGREYAQARDSYWLLDENRVLRGGVVNYITAWERANFGRYFFNSVMMTFLTVVGQTLFSILAAYAFARMEFPGRDLLFGLFLTTLFIPSTIQLIPNYLTVVSLNEMFNNFYASIGLTDIARTLGLRWIDGWFGLTVPWLASTFGIFLLRQFFRQIPDELYDAARIDGAGHTRFLFQVVVPISRAAIVTIVLFTFLESWNALDWPILVTQAAEWRPISYGLYAFQQDVNVELNLMMAGAVISLLPVLIVYFFTQKQFTEGIATTGLKG
- a CDS encoding inositol monophosphatase, with translation MTTSVIGVAIEAARQGAEAAQAVRDRPREITSKGFRDDVTDADYAAQQAILTVIRAAFPTQPIVSEENPSGVAVRAWQPPDDIWWLVDPLDGTTNFSRGIPHYCVSVAVLHGPTLIGGAICDPNRNHLFYAERGQGAYLNDRRLHVSERADLAEAVLEVALARQQDDRRRGLAVFNRLALLSRTVRSMGAAALSLAHVAAGWLDGYVHLTLRPWDSAAGGLMIQEAGGRLSLPDGSEWAGRFAPVVAANAALHPAILTEVQQTLAALD